Proteins encoded by one window of Salvia splendens isolate huo1 chromosome 7, SspV2, whole genome shotgun sequence:
- the LOC121810596 gene encoding CRIB domain-containing protein RIC1-like, which translates to MSTKMKGLFKGLRYISQIFDDENEKEEDMQIGLPTDVKHVSHVGYDESNSADSKPNKDNADVSEDSKRSHKGKKSQGKEQGTKPSRRRSTENNPLDAIKKTRRKKSEANEHKSSKNKSAGGDAAETQLSED; encoded by the exons ATGTCAACAAAGATGAAGGGCCTCTTTAAAGGGCTTAGATACATTTCTCAAATATTTG ATGATGAGAACGAAAAGGAAGAAGACATGCAGATTGGGCTTCCCACAGATGTAAAGCATGTTTCTCATGTGGGGTATGATGAATCTAATTCTGCTGATTCCAAACCCAATAAAGACAATGCTGATGTCTCAGAAG ATTCAAAGAGATCACACAAGGGAAAGAAATCCCAAGGAAAGGAGCAAGGTACAAAACCGTCGCGGCGCCGATCAACAGAAAACAATCCACTCGACGCCATCAAGAAAACGCGTCGGAAGAAGTCCGAAGCGAACGAACACAAGAGCTCCAAAAACAAATCCGCCGGCGGAGATGCGGCGGAGACGCAGTTGAGTGAAGACTAA